The nucleotide window ATGCGCGGATCGAAGGGGATCTCCAGCCAGGCACACAGACGACGCAGGCTGGGCTCCGGCTGCAAGGCCAACTCCTCATACCCCAGCCGGAACACCGGTTTCCCGCAGCGGCGCAACCATCGCTCGTGGCGGGCATTGATCCGGCACCAGCGCAGCAACGGTTTCACGCCGGGAAGCCACTGACCCCGCTGACGCCCATCCCTTGAGCGGGAATGCACCCAGGAACGCAGGTCGCGGGTGAGATGCAGGATGCGGATTTCCAGGTCGTCATCCTGATGAAAAGGCAACACGAAATCACCCTGATAAGAGTCCACCACCCAGCTGGGTGCGGCCTCTGAAGCAGCTTCAACCACCGTCAGAAGCATCCGCATCTTGTCGGCCAGGGGCTGGGCCTCATGGGCTGGCAGCCAGGTCAGCATCGGTCCCCAGACGGGACACTCGGCCGCAAGCGTCCCGCAGGTGCAACGCCGCTGAAAACGCAGATCACCGCGCAGCTGGGCCGGACCCCGGTGTTCTTCACCCACGGCAGGACGGTCCAGGATCCTTGCGGCTTCCCCCAATCCCACCATCTGGGGATGGGCCCCCAAGGCCAGATCAAGAATGGTGGTGCCACTGTGACCGAGGCCGCGGATTAACAGAAGTCTGCGGGTCATCGCTCGTCATCCCCGATCACGGCAAGCAGGAAGGAGGAAAGCTGGTGGAGGTGGTGGTCGATCGTGAACCCCTTCTGAATGCGGCGCCGGCCACCATCTCCCAGACGTGCCGCCAGGGCTGGATCGACCGCCAACCGCATCATCGCTTCAGCCATCCCCTGCACATCGCCCTCCCCCACAAGAAAACCGGTCTCTCCATCGAGCACCACCTCGGGAATACCCGCATGGCGCGTGGCCACCACAGGCAGACCACTCAACTGGGCTTCCATCACGGCCACCGGATTCCCTTCACTATCACCATCGGCAGCCACGAGGGAGTGCTGTACGAATCCACGCACCTCACGCATCAGCTGCGCCACCTTCTCCTGGCCGCGAACGCCGAGGAAACGCACCCGCTCATTGAGATCCAGGCTGCGCACCAATGCGCGTGCATCGGCAAGCAAAGGACCCTCGCCCACCATCCAGAGCGCCAAGTCCGGCTGCTCAGGCCCCAGACCTTCGCAAACCTGGGAAAAAGCCCGGATGGTGTGAAGAGGCCCCTTCTTGGCCACGAAGCGCCCCACCGCCAGAAACACCACTGGAGCAGCAGCCGGATCACTGCCGTGAAAGAGCCTGGCATTGGCCCCCGAGGGACTGATCAGCAACCGCTCGGGGCGAGCACCGAGGGATCGAAGGGTGTCGGCCATCGGACGTGACTTGACCACAACACCGGAGGCGATCGCGAACAGCCGCCGATAGCGCTTCCCCAGCAGCCCAAGCCGATCACGAGCGGACGCATCCGATCCTCGGAAATGCACCACCAAGGGAACGCCGCTCCAGGCACAGGCCTCCATCACTCGCACCGCCTCAAAGCCGAAATCCACCAGCACCGCATCGGGACGCTCTCGCCGGATCTGCCACCAGACCACGCACGCAGCAGGCATCTCAGCCAAACGCAACCACCGCAACCGGGTCAGCACTTTGCTGAGCAGGATTGCCAGGCCATAGGCCAGAGCGACCGGCCGTCCCGGTGGCCGCTCATCGCCAAACAAGGCAGTGACGTCGAAAGGCAGCCCCTCGAGATTGGCGCGGATGAAGGTTTCGCTGACCGCACGACGGGTGGGCGCCAGCATCAGCAGACGATGGGTGAACCTGGTGGAGAGGCCCTCGGTCACGGCAGAGCCAGCACAGAGCGCCAATGGGGTTCCACTACCTCCCAGTCAAGGGCGCGCAGGGTGGTCCGTGCTTCCGCCCCCATGCGCTCACGCAGGGCCTGATCACCCATCAAGTGCTGCAAAGCTTCAGCAAACGCTTCTACATTTTCGTTGGGCACCACCAGGCCCTGGCAGCCATCGCACACCATCTCCAACGGACCAGGCGAGGCGTCGCTCACCACTGATGGCAAGCCGGCTGCCATCGCCTCCAGCAGGGCATTGGGCATGCCCTCAAAACGGGACGGCAGCGCAAAAATCGATGCGCGTTGCATGTAGCGCAGGGGATCCGACTGGAACCCCTCGAACACCACCTGAACGCTGATGCCGAGCTGCTGGGCCAGTGCTTGAAGGGCGTTGCGCTCCGGACCATCCCCCACCAGCACAAGGCGCCAGCCGGCCCGCACCGGCTCTGGCAGGGAAGCGAAGGCCCGGATCAGCAGGTCGAGGCCCTTTTGAGGAACAAGCCGCGCCACTGCAAGAACCTCGAAATCGCGGGCTGCAGACCCCGATGAACCCTGCAGATTGAGGCCACCGGGGAGGGGATTGGGCAAGAGATCAAGGCGCTGCCAGGTGCCCATTGCCTGCAGGGCTTCGAGCACACCCTCGGTATTGGCCGTCACCACATCAGCGCGGCGGTAATACACGCGGCGCAGTCGATTCCAAAGCCGATCCAGCCTCTGGCGACGGGGATCATTCCGCTCCGACACCACCAGATGAATCGGTAGATCCCACACCGCAGCACAGCAGAGGATGTTGGTTTTGGTGAGCAGAGCCAGAACCCGTTTCGGGCGCTGCTCCAGGAACAGCTGCCGCAGACGCCGGTAGCGATCTCCACCGATCCGGCGCATGCAGCGGTTCAGCAGACGCACGGCTGATGCCTCAGAACCGGGTTGGATCCTCTGCTCGAAAAGGGGCCAGGTGAGCTGGACCCAGCGCAGCACCAGGGCCGTGACCACTCGAATTACGAAACGGCGCAGCTTGATCCACTGAGCCACGCAAAAACGCCGTCCGCGAGCCAGCAGCGATCGGTTCCAGACGTCCTGCAACCAAGGATGGACACTGAAGTCATCCTGATCAGGCCCGAGATCGAAAGCGGTCACGTTCTCAGGCAACCGGTGCTTGATCGGATGGTTGTGACGCAGCGACAGCACCCGAACCCTCAGGCCCTGGGCCGCGAAATGCTCTGCAGCCAAAAGGCCGACCTTCTGGGCACCACCGGCACCGAGGTGGGGGAGTACAACCCAGAGGTCATCCATGGCGGGTCGAGCGCAGGGCCTCCAGACAATCACGGCGCAGGCAATCGGCGGAATAGCGCTCACGCACCTGGATCGCCCGCTCTCCCAGACGCCGACGACGCTCTGAATCAGCAAGCAGTGCGGCAACAGCCTCGATCCAGTCATTGGAGGTTGCCGAGGCGGGCAACAGCAGACCGTTGTCTCCATCGCGGATCAGATCCGATGGGCCCGTGAGGCAATCACTGGCGATGCAGGCACACCCAGCAGCCATCGCCTCCAGAAGCACGTTGGGGAAGCCCTCATAGCGAGAGGGCAGCACAAACACCGTGGCCCTGCGATACCAGCGGGTCATGCTGCCGCAAACCCCAGGCAACAACAGCCGGCGCTGCAGGTCGGAATCCGCCCCCAGCCGTTCGCGCAACCAAGCCTGCTGATCCTGCCCGTGATAAGTCCCTGAAGTCAGACCCAGCACAGCCAAGTGCAAACGGGAGTCCGCCAGGCCTAGCTCGGCAAACACAGGCATCAGGCGATCAAATCCCTTCTGCCGCGCCTTGGTTCCCGCGGCCAGGATCAAAGGCAGCTCCGGTGCCAACCAGTCTTCAGGCTCGATCAGTGGCTCACGATCCTGCAGCGGCCAGCTCACTGCATTGGGCAGCAGCCGCTGACGACGCACACCACAATGCTGACGTAACCAAGCGCCGGTGATGCGGGTCTGCACCAGGTGCAGATCAGCCCAGGGATAGGTGAGCTTGCGCAACCAGCGCCAGGGCAGAGCCGGGGGTTTAGCGGGCGGATAGTTGCGCTCTGACACCACAGTGCGCAGAGGCAGTCCGGCACAGGCCAGCAGCAACTTCACGGCCGGCAGGGTGGTCATGCCCACGGCCAGATCACACCGTTTCTGCATCAAGAGCCGGCGCAGTTGCCAGACGCGAAAGGGGAAGGCCAACCAGCCGAGCCGCTCAAGGGGAGCCGGCAACCCTGGTTCCTGGCATCGCTGCACACCATTCGGCACTGGATAGGCATCCCGGTCGGGCCCATGGCGGGTGATCACGAGCACCGACCAGCCTTCGTCCTTGCACCATTGAGCCCACTGGAGCAACACCCTTTCGGCTCCGCCCAGCTTGAGCGAGTCGATCGAGAACGCGACACGCAGACCCCCCATCAGGACTGAGCGACGGGCTGCAACGACTGCAGAAAACGACGCGCTTTCTCGGCCCGGTTGCGGCGCAGATCAGGGAAGTACACCAACAGAACAGGGTCCACCAAGCACTCCAGCTCCGGCCGTTGGGAGGGGTCCGTCACCGACCAGCGACAGGCCGCCAACATCGCCACCACCGCATCGGCGAAACCACGGTGATCTTCCTGAGTTTTATTGGCAATCGGATCAAAGCGATCGGCATGACAGGCCTTGCGCAACCGCTCCATTTCGCCCAACACATCAGCAAAGCGCTGGGCTTCGGCTTTCTGCCAGGCCATCACCGCAGCAATGGTGAGGCTGCGCATGATGTTGCGCGTCATCCGCGTCGCTGTGTTGCGATCGATCGCGAAGGGGTCGTAACGACGGGCACTCTCCAGCAGTTCCCGGGAGGCCTGAGCCAGAGCGGCCGTGTCCTGGAGAGCCATTAGCGCCCGCAGCCGCGTGAGCTGGGCGGAAATCAGCAGCTTGGCTCTGTTCTCGCGGTTGGGCTTGAGACAGCGATAGGTATCGGGATCACGCTCCAGCTCCAGAAGAATCGCTTCCAGACCCAAGACCCCCCGTCGCAGAGCGTTCGGATCTTTGGCATCGATGGCCCGGTAGGTGCGCACCACCCGGCAATAGCCGGCGTAATGCAGAGGTAGCGATGGACTGGCGGCCAGCACATCGAAGAGGGCCAGCTGATCCACCTTGGATCCAGGCCTGGATCCACGCCGAAACAGCAATTGATGGAGAATTTCGGCCTCGCCGTCCTCCGCCCAGATCCGTTCGATCAACTCACAACCACCCAAGTTGTCCCCGACAGACAGACGTCTCTGCGCCAAAGCAGCCAAAAGGGTGACATTGCCCGGCTCTCGCCGAAGCCAGTAACGCAAACAAGCCTCAGCCGCCTGCACAAGACCCAGCGTCTCGAGGATTCTCACCGGCCCAAGGCGTCCCAGAGCTGAAAGGTGGGCCCGACTCCACTGACTACGCACATGGTGATAAGGAGGAGCCTGAGGAGCCAGCGGTTCCTCAGGCATCAGACCGTGCTGACGCAGGCACTGGAGCATGGCGGCCGTACGGCTGCGGTAGGTGTGACCCGCGGCCCATTCCAAGCGCTGGTTCTGGCTTGGCCCCTCTCCTGCCAGAGCCTTGCGGATCGCCTGCTCAAAGGCCATTGGTTCCGGCGGAACCAGCCAAGCCACATCCCCTTGATCCGCGAGCGATGGAATGTCCGTGGCCACCACGGGCAGGCCGGCGGCAAGGTACTCGAAGAACTTCATCGGATACATGTGGCGGGTGTAGTCGTTGATCTGCAGAGGCAGCAGGGCAACATCGGCCTGAGCCAGATAAGCCGGAAGGGTGGAGTAAGGCCGCGGCCCGAGCACATGCACGTTGGGCAAGCCTTCAAGAGACGAAATATCCGTTGTTGGATCCGTTTCTCCGACCGGACCGATGAAGACATAAGTCCACTCAGGCGTGGATGGCGCCAAACGCTCGAGCATCGTCAGATCCAATTTGTAGGCATCGATCGCACCGATGAAGATCAGCACGGGCCCTTGAATCGTTGGCCAGTCGACTGGGGCGTGCCGCTGAGGCTCAAGCGCTTGGCCGAAGTGGTCGGCATCCGCCACATTCCCGAAATAGTGACTCCCCGCATTCAGGGGTCCAAGCGACTGCAGCAGCTGAGGAGCCGTCGTGAACAAGGCATTGGCGGCTCCGCAGAGATCCCGTTCTGCCGCTTCCAGAGCGGCCACCGGCATCCCCGGCTGCGCCTGGATCCGATCAACACAGTGATAAATCACAGCGTGAAACTTGCCTAAGCGCAGGTAGGCACGGGTCTGGGGGTTGAACGTCCACAGCAGAGGACGTCGCAGGTCCAGAACCAGGTCTGCAGCGAACAGGCACAGATTCAAACTCCAGCGATTGAGTCGGCCAGCCACACCCTGCGTCTGCCCTGGGATCACCAGGGGAGACACCACCCACACACCGGGACGGACCTGTCGTGGCAGGCGCAGCCCGCGCCGCAACCGCCGAAGAATCCGGCCGGAATCAGCGCGATCGACCCGAGGGCCGCGCACACCAAGGGAGTCCACATACAGAACCCGATGGCCCAGCTCGGCCAGGGCACAGGCAACGTGCTGCTTATTGGTCCAGAGCGGATGATCCCAGTCGGCCGTGGCCAGAAGAACAATGTCTGCCATGGCTTTCAGACCACATCCAGCATCGTCATTTCACGAAAACTAGGTGATGTGCGTGTCAACGTTTCAAAATCACCGGAAGCGATGATTCGCCCTTGATCCACCTGGTAAATCCGGTCACATTTTTTGACGGTGGACAGACGATGAGCAATGACCACCATCGTGCAGCGGCGACCGATCAGATCAAGAGCCTGCATCACGTCATGCTCGGTCTTGTTATCAAGTGCGCTGGTGGCTTCATCAAGAACCATCAGCTTGGCGCGCCGGTAAAAAGCTCTGGCAAGTGATAGACGCTGCCGCTGACCGCCAGACAGCTTCATGCCATTTTCACCACACATAGTGAACAGGCCGTAGGGCATCTGAGCAACAAATTCGGAGAATTGTGCCGCTTCCAATGCAGCCCAGACCTGTTCATCATCAATGGCATCGGGTTGCTCACAGAACGCAACATTTTCGCGCACGCTCGCGTCGAGCAGACGAATGTTCTGGGGCACGAATGCACAATTGGCCTGCCATGCGGGCATCTCCTCATCAGACACTGGAACGCCATCCAGAAGAAGTTCTCCGGTGGTGGGTGTGTAGAGACCAAGCAGCACGTGAGCCAGGGTGGTCTTGCCGCTGCCGGTTTTCCCAACAAAGGCGATACGCGATCCCACCGGGATCGAGAGATGAATACCCTCCAGAACGGGACGCTCGCTCCCGAAGTAATTGAAGCTGACGTCATTGAGCTCAATCAGACGCCTGGGCATGACTCCATCTGGAGAGGGCACCCCGGGATCACCGAGCGAATATCGCTGCGGACGCATGCGCAGCAACTCAATGGCGTCTTTGACTTCGGGAAGACCGCCTCTGAGCTTATTGATACTGCGGAAGACAGACTGGAGTGGACCAGAAATCCGCAGCAGCACCACAAGGATCGTGGCGAGTTCGGGCAGAGCGTCACGAAGCCGGTCACCGTCTCCGGTGACGATTGCGGGAGCGAGTCCAACCGCGAACAGGATGGTGATGCCCGCAGGTTCGATCACGAAGCGCGGCACATTGGGAAGCAGGCTCGAGAGCCTGTCATTGCGCTTGGCCTGCACTCCTTCACGGGAGAAGCGATCAACAAAAAACCGATGCGAGGAATACATCTGCACATCACGCATCGATTTCAACGACTCTGAGAAGATGACATGAAGTCTTCGGGAATATCGATTTTTCTGACGAACGGCTAACCGCAGATAGGGGGTAATAATCTTTGAGGAGAGAGCATAAGCTGCCAGCAACAAAGTAAAAATCAGCAGGGATGAACTACCGAGAACAAAAATCACACCCACGATCAACGCCAACACGGAAAGCAAATTTCCTGCGATTGCAATCATTGGAGTGATCACAGCGCCGGTCACCCTGCTGAGGATGCGATTGAAGCGCTCTGACAACACTGATGTGCGCTTATGCATGAAAAACTCATAGCGCTGCAGCATTAAATTGTTATATACCTTGTTAACAAGATCAGACCAGATCTCAGCCGTTAGGAGAGATTCGAGCAAAGCAACGCCGAAGCGGATTCCCGAAGCGAACCAGTACGCCGTGATCAGCAGAACCACGATCCAGCCAGCCTGATCGAGAAGCCCCCCGCCGAAAAAACGGATACCGGGAATCTGATCCCCAAGCTTCGCGCCCGCCAAGAGACCAACGAGACGAGCCAGGAGTCCGACCAAAAGGATGTCGACGATCCCCTGAAACAGAGACGCCAGCAGCACCACAGCTAAAAACCGCAGGCGTCTGGACGACAATTCCTGGAGCAACAGCTTCAGTTCATTCCAGGTCTGGCTCTTGAAGGGCATGAACGAAGGTGCCGAAGACTCTGCCCGTATGGCAGATGCCTGTTCTTGCAGAGCTTTATTAAAGACCGGGGGCCGGTCTGATCAGCTCGGCCGCAGCCAGCCGGGCAACCGATTGACCACCTTGCTTCGCAGCCGATCCCCACGCTGGCCCCAGCGCAGACGGCGGGTGGATGGACTGGTCAGAGATGCCGCAGGATCCAGGCCGAGGGCTTGGCGCTCGGCAAGAGCGTCCAACTGGCTGAGCGTGGCTCGCCAACGCTCAAGCCAACGGGCTTCAGTGACGTTCTCCAGCACAACAGCGAGGGACGAAGCATCGGGCCCCCAGCTCTCCGGATCAACGGCAGCGGCACTGATGCGCAGGAGATCGTTGTCTAGAGACCCCTGACCGATCTGATGAGCGGTGACCCCCGGGGTGAGGCTGTCAGCCAACGCATGATTGAAACTGCTGAACACTACGCAGCCACAAGCCAGGGCTTCCAACGGCGGCAGGCCAAAACCCTCGCTCACCCCGCGGCCTCGCCAATACTCAGCCGAGTCGTAGAGAACCACGCCAGCACTGTTGAACAAGCCAACAAGATCATCAACCCAGCCGCTTTGCACCTCCACCGTCAACCCCCGTGCACGCAGGGCAGGGACCAGCCGGTTGAGGACGTAAGGACTGCTTTTGCGCTTCTGCACCAGCACATCGATCGGGCGCCTGGATCGAACAGCTCCTAGCCCGATCGGACGCGCTCCACGTTCCAACCACTGGGGCTCAAGGGCATTGGGAACGAGAAAGAGGGGATTGCGAGGCGCCCGATCACCCCAGTAGCCAAGGGTATTGCGGCTGACGGCGACCACCGGGACTGCCGGCGGAAGACCAAAGCCATACCCGCTGCTGTGTGCCTGATAGACCGCAGGGCGTCCGCGGAGCTTTCTCAACAACCCAGGAACATCAAATCCCCAGCTCACCACCCAGAGACTGTCACCCGGTGCAGCCTCGCGCTTCAGTAGATCATCGAAAAAAGCGTGATCGTTCTCTCTCTCCCGGTAGGTCACCACTTCTGTCGGGCGAAGGCCCGCCAGCAACCGGGCGGTCTGCAGGGCAACGCTCAATCCGCCGCAACGAAATCGGGCCCCGGTGCCTGGAACCAGAACCCGAATGCGTAGCAAAGAAGCGGCGGATGGAATCAAGCAGCCACAGCCTCGGTGCTGCCGGCGCGTTGACGGCGGGTGAGAAAGCCGAAGAGCACCTTGCCGATGGCAGCCACCAGGTTGCCTTCAAGCTCTTGGAACATCTTCATGTTGAGGTGGAAGGCATGGTTGGCCTCCTCCACCATGCGATCAGCCGTGGGCTGGTCAATCGGAAGCTGATCCATCGCAGCGCGATAGGTGGTTTTGAAGGCCTTTTCGTCGGCGATCGAAGGGAAGGAATAGAAGTGCAATCCATCGTTCTCACCCAGGTTCATGGCCTTCTGGGCAATGTTCTTGAGGATCTGGCCACCGGAAAGGTCACCGAGATAACGGGTGTAGTGGTGGCCGACCAGCAGCTCAGGAGACTCCTTAGCAACCTGGCGGATGCGTTCCACATAGACCTGAGCCGCAGGGGTTGCCTTGATCTGCTGAAGCCAATCTGCTCCGTAGTAATAAGCAAGGTCCTGCTCAAGAGCCTCACGGCGGTTCAGTTCAGCAAAGGCGATCGGAGCGATCACCGGATGATCGGCGAGACGCGCCATTTCTTCTTCCATGGCGGCATAGACGAAATAAAGATCAGCCACCAGCGTGCGGTAGCTGCCCTTGTCCACCACACCTTTCAGGAAGCAGCTCACAAACCCGGTGTTTTCGGCCATGGTGTGGGACTTTTTCGTGCCTTCACGGAGCTGGGAGGCGAGAGCGACGGGCATAGGGAAAGCGTCTGTTCAGTGTTTGCAACCATAAAAGCGATGTCCGAAAACACGGCTGGAGGGTTGCGAAGGGTTACGCCGCGGTGTCGGATGCAGCTGAATCGGCAAAGAGAGCGAAGAGATCACGACAAACCTGCTGCAACTGGAGCACCTGCTCACGCTGAGGCAGATGGGACCCTTCCGGCCTCCAGTCGCCCATGGTGGCCATGCGCCAGCGTTCACCATCGAAGGTCATGCCACGCATCAGCACACCGAGCAGCTCAGGGGAGGTGTGAGCCCCACCCCTAGCCGTGCGTTTCAAGCGCAGCTGTAAGAGGAGGCTCCGGCATTGCAACCGAGGACTCCAGCCAGGGAAATGAAAAGACAGATCCAGAGTCTCGTCTTCCTGCCAACGACGGGTCTGGGGGTCATCTCTCCAAGGGCTGAGGTTGGCCCGAGCGGCAGGAAAGTGCTGCTTCACAAGCGTGACCGCCGAGGCCAGGGCCTGGACCAGCGCCACGCTGTCAACGGCGTCTGCTGCGTTCACTGGCCTCCGATCACTGTGCTTAGGGTGAATGGTGATCAGTGCTGACGCCAGAAGCCGTTACGGTTGCGACCATGATCTTGAGGACTCTCAGCACTCGGCTCAGCCTGTACAGCCTGGTGGGCGTCGGAGCCGCTGCTGTTCACGCCGGTGTGCTTCTGAGCCTGGGGCTTGTCATGCCCTGGTGGATCGCCAATCCACTGGCCTTCCTTGCCGCTTCCCTGGCGAGCTATGTGGGCCATGCCCACGTCACGTTCCGCCCTGAAACAGGGGGTCAGCAGTTCGCCCGGCGCTGGTTCGCTCTGCAGTACGCCGTCAACCTCACCGTCAGCAGCGTTCTTCCGCTGGCCTTACCAGGCTGGCTTCCCACCTCGGCCGAGGTCGTCGTTCTGGTTTTCACTCCCACACTGCTGAATGCCCTGATCTGGTCACAGGCCGCACAGTTCAGCCTGCGTCGACGCACGAATCGCACGTCACCTCCACGCCGGCATGCCGATGATCTCGGCTTGAGCCACGCCACCAATCAGGCCATCCTCACGCTGGCAGAGGAAGGACTGCTGGAGGGAACCAGCCTGCTGGTCAATGGTCCAGTCGCAACTGAAGGGGCAAAAGCCTGGAGCGTGCTGGCGGCAGACCGACCGACACTGCAACTCTGCCTGCATCTTTGTCTCACAGAGGGGCCGTCGAGTGCTCCGCCCGATTTAATTCCTGATCTGGTGGATCACCAAGGACATCTGCATCGGTCCTTTGGACACTGGCTGCTCCTGTCACTGCTGCCGCCTCGACATCCCAGGCGGGCAAGGCTTGTGAAACAGCTGGGACATGAAATTGACGCGCAGGTCAGACAATTTCAAGCCATGCGAGGCGAGGGGCCCATCGCACTGGACGGCCATCAGCACATCCATCTGGTTCCTGTGGTGCTCGATGCCGTGCTCGCCCGTTCCAGCAGGTTTGGCATCACTTGGCTGCGAAGCACGGATGAACCTCTGCCCACTGGACTTCCACTGAGATGCTGGTTGCAATCCTGCCGCGACGCAGGGCTGATCAAATGGCTTGTTCTTCAGTTGTTGAGCCGCCGCGCCAGGGGAGCCTTCCGGCAGCACGGAATCACCAGCAACGGAGGGTTCGCCGGAGTCTTGTTCACAGGACGGATGACCGGTGCTCCGCTTCGGGCTGCCTGGAGTGAGCTCGCCAGCCTGCGCTCTCCAGACCACTGCACCCCCTCGCTTCTGCTGGCCCATCCTGGAGCCCCACTGGAACAAAACATCGCCCAGGAGGGGTTCACGGTTTCACAGCCATTTGCGGCGTCTCCCTGGAGGCAAAAGGAATGGCGTGCTCTTCAAGCGCTCAGCGTCACGCCTGATGAATGCTGCGGATGAAGTAATGGGGTCTGGCCTTGGCCTCCACATAAATCCGCCCGATGTAATCACCCAGCACACCGATCCCGATCAACTGAATGCCACCAAGGAACAGCATGGCCACCATCAAGGAGGCGTACCCGGGCACATCTCTGCCCACAAGAACCGTCCGCAGCGCAATCACCAAGGCATAGAAAAGACTGAAACTCGACACGAGAACACCAAGACCTGTCCACACCTTCAAGGGAAGAACAGAGAAAGAGAAAATCCCGTCGAAGGCATAACTGAAGAGCTTGAGCGGGCTCCACGACGTGGTGCCACCCGCCCTGGTCACCCGCTGATAAGGAAGCTCCGCGCTGCGATATCCCGTCCAAGGCAGTAGCCCTTTGGAAAACCGGCTCGACTCCCGCAATTGGGTGAATGCCTCCACCACCTGAGCATCAAGCAAACGGAAATCCCCAGCCCCCTCCTGCAGCTGGATGGAATCCACCACTTTGTTGAACACCCGGTAAAACCAAGAAGCGCTCAACACCTTCAGTCGCGATTCCTGGTCGCGGTCATCGCGCACGGCAGTGACGACTTCGGCCCCTGCACGCCACTCCATCACCATCGCTTCAATTAATTCCGGTGGATGCTGCAGATCGGAATCGATCAACACAGCAGCAGCACATCGTCCGCGAACGTGATCAAGACCGGCCAGCATCGCCGCCTCCTTGCCGAAGTTGCGGGTGAGCTCCAACAGCGTGACCGGAACCGGTTCGCCCAGGCAGCGGCGATCGGCCAGGAAACCACGAATCTGATCCACGGTTGCATCCTTAGAACCATCGTCGATCAGCACCAGCTGGTCCACCCCAGGCACGGCCAGCACCCGCT belongs to Synechococcus sp. WH 7805 and includes:
- a CDS encoding sulfotransferase, with amino-acid sequence MTRRLLLIRGLGHSGTTILDLALGAHPQMVGLGEAARILDRPAVGEEHRGPAQLRGDLRFQRRCTCGTLAAECPVWGPMLTWLPAHEAQPLADKMRMLLTVVEAASEAAPSWVVDSYQGDFVLPFHQDDDLEIRILHLTRDLRSWVHSRSRDGRQRGQWLPGVKPLLRWCRINARHERWLRRCGKPVFRLGYEELALQPEPSLRRLCAWLEIPFDPRMLEPACHSSSHVLSGNRLRFDPERSGAIRYDGSWMAAPAGLAQLALALPWVAALNRRLVYSEALAESDGPRKR
- a CDS encoding glycosyltransferase, translating into MTEGLSTRFTHRLLMLAPTRRAVSETFIRANLEGLPFDVTALFGDERPPGRPVALAYGLAILLSKVLTRLRWLRLAEMPAACVVWWQIRRERPDAVLVDFGFEAVRVMEACAWSGVPLVVHFRGSDASARDRLGLLGKRYRRLFAIASGVVVKSRPMADTLRSLGARPERLLISPSGANARLFHGSDPAAAPVVFLAVGRFVAKKGPLHTIRAFSQVCEGLGPEQPDLALWMVGEGPLLADARALVRSLDLNERVRFLGVRGQEKVAQLMREVRGFVQHSLVAADGDSEGNPVAVMEAQLSGLPVVATRHAGIPEVVLDGETGFLVGEGDVQGMAEAMMRLAVDPALAARLGDGGRRRIQKGFTIDHHLHQLSSFLLAVIGDDER
- a CDS encoding glycosyltransferase, producing MDDLWVVLPHLGAGGAQKVGLLAAEHFAAQGLRVRVLSLRHNHPIKHRLPENVTAFDLGPDQDDFSVHPWLQDVWNRSLLARGRRFCVAQWIKLRRFVIRVVTALVLRWVQLTWPLFEQRIQPGSEASAVRLLNRCMRRIGGDRYRRLRQLFLEQRPKRVLALLTKTNILCCAAVWDLPIHLVVSERNDPRRQRLDRLWNRLRRVYYRRADVVTANTEGVLEALQAMGTWQRLDLLPNPLPGGLNLQGSSGSAARDFEVLAVARLVPQKGLDLLIRAFASLPEPVRAGWRLVLVGDGPERNALQALAQQLGISVQVVFEGFQSDPLRYMQRASIFALPSRFEGMPNALLEAMAAGLPSVVSDASPGPLEMVCDGCQGLVVPNENVEAFAEALQHLMGDQALRERMGAEARTTLRALDWEVVEPHWRSVLALP
- a CDS encoding glycosyltransferase, with the translated sequence MGGLRVAFSIDSLKLGGAERVLLQWAQWCKDEGWSVLVITRHGPDRDAYPVPNGVQRCQEPGLPAPLERLGWLAFPFRVWQLRRLLMQKRCDLAVGMTTLPAVKLLLACAGLPLRTVVSERNYPPAKPPALPWRWLRKLTYPWADLHLVQTRITGAWLRQHCGVRRQRLLPNAVSWPLQDREPLIEPEDWLAPELPLILAAGTKARQKGFDRLMPVFAELGLADSRLHLAVLGLTSGTYHGQDQQAWLRERLGADSDLQRRLLLPGVCGSMTRWYRRATVFVLPSRYEGFPNVLLEAMAAGCACIASDCLTGPSDLIRDGDNGLLLPASATSNDWIEAVAALLADSERRRRLGERAIQVRERYSADCLRRDCLEALRSTRHG
- a CDS encoding glycosyltransferase, translating into MADIVLLATADWDHPLWTNKQHVACALAELGHRVLYVDSLGVRGPRVDRADSGRILRRLRRGLRLPRQVRPGVWVVSPLVIPGQTQGVAGRLNRWSLNLCLFAADLVLDLRRPLLWTFNPQTRAYLRLGKFHAVIYHCVDRIQAQPGMPVAALEAAERDLCGAANALFTTAPQLLQSLGPLNAGSHYFGNVADADHFGQALEPQRHAPVDWPTIQGPVLIFIGAIDAYKLDLTMLERLAPSTPEWTYVFIGPVGETDPTTDISSLEGLPNVHVLGPRPYSTLPAYLAQADVALLPLQINDYTRHMYPMKFFEYLAAGLPVVATDIPSLADQGDVAWLVPPEPMAFEQAIRKALAGEGPSQNQRLEWAAGHTYRSRTAAMLQCLRQHGLMPEEPLAPQAPPYHHVRSQWSRAHLSALGRLGPVRILETLGLVQAAEACLRYWLRREPGNVTLLAALAQRRLSVGDNLGGCELIERIWAEDGEAEILHQLLFRRGSRPGSKVDQLALFDVLAASPSLPLHYAGYCRVVRTYRAIDAKDPNALRRGVLGLEAILLELERDPDTYRCLKPNRENRAKLLISAQLTRLRALMALQDTAALAQASRELLESARRYDPFAIDRNTATRMTRNIMRSLTIAAVMAWQKAEAQRFADVLGEMERLRKACHADRFDPIANKTQEDHRGFADAVVAMLAACRWSVTDPSQRPELECLVDPVLLVYFPDLRRNRAEKARRFLQSLQPVAQS
- a CDS encoding ABC transporter ATP-binding protein, with product MPFKSQTWNELKLLLQELSSRRLRFLAVVLLASLFQGIVDILLVGLLARLVGLLAGAKLGDQIPGIRFFGGGLLDQAGWIVVLLITAYWFASGIRFGVALLESLLTAEIWSDLVNKVYNNLMLQRYEFFMHKRTSVLSERFNRILSRVTGAVITPMIAIAGNLLSVLALIVGVIFVLGSSSLLIFTLLLAAYALSSKIITPYLRLAVRQKNRYSRRLHVIFSESLKSMRDVQMYSSHRFFVDRFSREGVQAKRNDRLSSLLPNVPRFVIEPAGITILFAVGLAPAIVTGDGDRLRDALPELATILVVLLRISGPLQSVFRSINKLRGGLPEVKDAIELLRMRPQRYSLGDPGVPSPDGVMPRRLIELNDVSFNYFGSERPVLEGIHLSIPVGSRIAFVGKTGSGKTTLAHVLLGLYTPTTGELLLDGVPVSDEEMPAWQANCAFVPQNIRLLDASVRENVAFCEQPDAIDDEQVWAALEAAQFSEFVAQMPYGLFTMCGENGMKLSGGQRQRLSLARAFYRRAKLMVLDEATSALDNKTEHDVMQALDLIGRRCTMVVIAHRLSTVKKCDRIYQVDQGRIIASGDFETLTRTSPSFREMTMLDVV